The DNA segment CAACCACGTCGTGGTGGACAGCACCGGCGCCCTGGAGCTGCCGGCGGTGCCGCAGCAACTGGTCGTGATCGGCGGCGGGGTGATCGGGCTGGAACTTGGCAGTGTCTGGCGGCGTCTCGGTGCGCGCGTCACCTGCGTCGAATATCTCGACGAAATCCTGCCCGGCATGGACGGCGACATCCGCAAGGAAGCGCGCAAGATCTTCAAGAAGCAGGGGATCGAATTCAAGCTTTCGACCAAGGTCACCGGCCTCGCCGTGAATGGCAAGACCGCCACGCTGACCATGGAACCCGCCGCCGGCGGCGCCGCCGAGACGCTCGAGGCCGACTGCGTTTTGGTCTCGATCGGCCGCAAGCCCAATACCGAAGGGCTGAACCTCGAAGCGATCGGCCTGGCGGTGAACGCCAGGGGCCAGATCGAGGCCGATCACGATTTTCGCACCAGCGTGCCCGGCGTCTGGGCGATCGGTGATGTCATCCCCGGCCCCATGCTCGCCCACAAAGCCGAGGACGAGGGGATCGCGGTTGCCGAGAACATCGCCGGCCACACCGGCATCGTGAACCACGCTGTGATCCCGAGCGTCGTCTATACCTGGCCCGAAATCGCAGGCGTGGGGCTGACCGAAGAGCAGGCGAAGGAAGGCGGCCCGATCAAGGTCGGCAAGTTCCCCATGATGGCGAACAGCCGCGCCAAGACCAATCACGAAGGCGACGGGCTGGTGAAAGTCATCGCCGATGCAGAGACCGATCGCGTGCTCGGCGTCTGGGCCATCGCGGTGCCAGCCGGCACCATGATTGCCGAAGCCGCGCTCGCCATGGAGTTCGGTGCCACCAGCGAGGATATCGCCTACACCTGCCACGCCCATCCCACCCATTCCGAAGCCCTGAAAGAGGCGGCGATGGGCGTCCAGGGCAAGCCGATCCACGTGTGACCCGCGCCGCAGGCCGCGGCATGGCCTTGGCCGCGCTGGCGCTGCCGGTCGCGGCGGGACTTTGCTACCTCTGGCTCGCGGGGGCACCGCCCAGCTATCTCGCGGTGAATGGGGGCGCTCTGGTCCTTGCGACGTTATGGATCGCCGTCGCACCTGTGCCGACGACGATTCGGCTGCGGCGCACGCTTATTGCCCTTATCCTGGGGCTGCTATTCCTGCCGATCCTCACCGGGCCAGACGTTAACGGGGTCACGCGCTGGCTGCCGCTGGGGCCGTTCCAGCTCCACGCGGGGATGGTGGTCGTGCCGCTGTTAGCAGTGCTGCTGGGTGAGGAGCGCGAGCTTGCCCCCGGCCTCCTCTCGATCGCGCTGCTCGCGGCACTGCTGCAACCTGATATGGCCACAGGCGCCGCGCTGATGCTGGCGGCGGTCGGACTCTACGACGCCACCAAGGATTGGCGCTTTGGCCTGTTCGCGGTGGTCGCCTTCACGGTCAGCCTGGTCGCGGCCATGCACGGCGAGCTGCCCGCGCAGCCCTTCGTCGAGCGCGTGATCGCGACCTTGGCGCGCAGCGAACCGGTGGGAGCGCTGGCCCTGCTCGCGGGGCTGCTCGCGAGCTTCTATCTCGTCATCGCCGCCCTTCCCGGGCCCATCGCATCGCGCAAAGCACTGGCGGGATGCCTGTTTGGCTTCGTCTTTGCGGGGACCGTCTCGAACTATCCGAGCCCGCTCATCGGCTATGGCGCAGCACCGATCCTCGGCTTCGGCCTCGCGCTCGGCGTGCTCGCCGCGATGCGCGCGCCACAGCTGCGCTGAGAAAGAGCTTTCCTACATCCCAGCCGCGTGCCTAGGCTTGCCGGCATGACCCTCGGCGCGCCCGTCTCAGCACGCTTTCCTGACTCCGCAAAACTTGCCGACATCGCGATTTTTTCTTCCCCTGGACCGTGTAACACCCGGTCCAAGTCCTACAGACACGCGCGGCAAGGACGGCGCGAATCGCAGGAGAGCGGCGCATGGCCTACCCCCGCCTGACCGATCAACCGGGCGTGGCGGAGATCGTAGAGGCGGTTCGGCGCGGTGAGTGCACGCCGTTCGAGGTCGCCGAACGCGCCGTCGCGCGGATCGAGCGATTGGATGCGCATATCAATGCCGTGGTGGTGCCCGACTTCGACCGCGCGCTCGCCGCGGCGCGCGCGCTGGGCGAAACACCGGGGCCGCACCAGCCGCTGTTCGGCGTCGCGATGACGGTGAAGGAAAGCTTCGATGTCGCCGGCCTTCCCACCACCTGGGGCCATCCGCAGCACGCCGGCAATATCGCCCGCCGCGACAGCGTGGTGGTGCAGCGGCTGAAGGCGGCGGGGGCGGTGATCCTGGGCAAGACCAATGTCCCGCCCGATCTCGCCGACCTGCAGAGCGACAACCCGCTTTATGGCCGCACCAACAATCCGCACGACCCCACGCGCGTCGCGGGCGGCTCTTCGGGCGGGGGCGCGGCTGCGGTGGCGGCGGGAATGGTGCCTTGCGAGTATGGCAGCGACATCGGCTCCTCGATCCGCAACCCCGCGCATTTCAACGGCATCTGGGGGCACAAGACCAGCTTCGGCCTCGTCAGCCGGCGCGGTCATAGCCATCCTGCCGCGGGCGGACAGGACGTGCATGACGGCCCGCTCAGCGTCGTTGGCCCGATGGCGCGCTCGGCCGCTGATCTGGCGCTGCTGCTCGAGGCGACCGCCGATCTGCCGCTGCCCCGCCGCGCCGTACCGCTCGCTGGAATGCGCCTGCTCGCCGTGCTCGACCACCCTGCCAGCGAGGTTGACGAGGCCGTGCGCGTCCCGATCGAAGCGGCGATCGAAAGCCTCGAAAAGGCAGGCGCACGGGTCGACCGGTCGAGCGAGCTTCTGCCCGACCTCGCCCGCCAGCATGCGGACTATCTCAAGATGCTCAACATCGCGATGGCGCGCGGGCGGCCGAGCCCTTCGGGCAAGTGCGCAGGCCTGCTGGATTGGTTCGCCCTGCTCGACGCGCAAGCCCGTAACGAATATGCCTGGGAAGCGCTTTTCGCGGCCTATGACTTCGTGCTCGCCCCGCCGCTCGCTTTCCTCGCTTTTCCGCACGACGGCACCCCGATCGGCGCGCGCCGGATCGCGATCAACGGGGCCGACCACGCGTTTGCCGACACGCTGGCCTGGGCCGGTATCGCGACCTTCCCGGGCCTCCCAGCGACCGTGCTGCCGGTGGGGGATACGGATGGCCTGCCGTGCGGGATACAGGTGATCGGCCCGCGCTGGAGGGATTTTGCTTGCATCGCCGCGGCGGAGGTTATGGGCTCGGTGCTGCATGGATAGCTTCATAAACCGCTTCGCCCGCTGGCATGTCTGGCTCGGCTGGCTGGCCGGGGTGCCGCTCCTGTTCTGGACGCTTTCCGGCCTTGTCATGGTGGCCCGCCCTATCGAGGAGGTGCGCGGCGAGCATCTGCGCCGTGAGCATGTCCACTCCCCCCTGCCCGCAGGATCGGAGATCGCGATCCGGCTGCCCGAAGGCGGCAAGCCTGTCGTCAGCACGTCGACCGAGGTGGAGCAGGGCCGTGTCATCACCCGGCTGACCTATGCCGACGAAAGCGTCGAGCGCTACGACGCCGAGGGGCGTAAGCTTGCCCCCTTCAGCGACGTCGAAGCGCGGATGCTGGTAGCGAGGGAGATTGTCGGCGGCGACCGCGTGGCATCGGTCCGGCTCACGGATGCCGACGCCCCGCCGATCGACTTCCGCCGCCCGGTCACAGCCTGGCAAGTGGTGCTGGCGGACGGCACCCACGTTTATGTCGCGCGCGACACGGGCGAAATCGCGGCGGTGCGGACCCGGTGGTGGCGGGTGTTCGACTGGTTCTGGGGCCTCCATATCATGGACCTCGAGACCCGCGAGGACACCCATCACCCACTGCTGATCGGGTTTGCGGCCCTGTCGCTGGTGAGCACGCTGCTCGGCCTGGTCCTGCTGTTCCGGCGCCGCAAGCCCCGCGCGAGCCCGTGACGGCGCTCGCCCCCGCTCCCCTCCTCGCTCTGCTCGATCTCGCCGGTGTGGCGGTCTTCGCGCTGACCGGGGCTCTGGCGGCGGCACGCGCGCGGCAGACCTTCGTCACCATGGCCTTCTTCGCGCTCCTGACCGGGGTTGGCGGCGGCAGCGTGCGCGATCTCCTGATCGGCGCGCCGGTGTTCTGGATGAGCGACAGCCGCGCCGCCGCGCTATGTCTGGGCGTAGCGGTGGTGGTATGGGTGACGCCTATCCGCTGGTGGCAGGGGGCGCTGCTCGATTATGCCGATGCGCTGGGCCTGGCGGGCTATGCCGTGCTTGGCGCGGCCAAAGCGCTGGCCTGGGGCGTGCCGCCGGTCCCGGCCTTCGTGATGGGGGTGGTGACAGGCTGCGTGGGCGGTATCGTGCGCGACGTGATCGCGGGCGAGCCCTCGATCATCATGCGCCCCGAACTCTACGTCACCGCCGCCGCGCTGGCGGCCGCGCTCTGCGTGGCGGGGAGCGGCGCGGGGCTGCCGCGCGAGACCGTCTGGGTCGGCGCCGCTTTGGCGGGCTTCGCCCTGCGTGCGGCGGCGATCCGCTGGCGCCTGGCGCTTCCCGCCTATGACGCGCGCCGTCAGTCGTCGGGCGCTTCACCCGGCAGCGGCCCGCCCGGATAGGAAGGCGGTGTGCCCGCCTCCGCTGCAGCGCGGGCGGCTTCATAACGATCGTCCGCGTATTGATCGTCGGGCCCATCCCGGCTGGCCGAGGGGCCGCCGACGTCGATATCCGTGATCCGCCCGTCGGCTCCGATCTCGCAGGTGAAACCCGCGCCGTCGGACATGCTGCCGGTCACCAGCCAGCCGCCCGCGTCGCGCTCCACCCGCGTGACTTCCCTAACCCGGGCGTTGCGTTCGATCTCCCGCAGGCACAGGTCGGCAGCGCCCTCGAGCCCCCGCCCCGCCCGTTCGCGATAACCGGAGCGCGAGTCAAACGGACGCCCGCGCTCGGGATAGGGATAGCCGCGGCGCTCGTTCGCGCGCGCGGCGGCGCTGGCGACGGCGGCGATCGTGCCGAGGATTAGCACTCCCGCCAGCACATCGCCGGCGCCGGTGCGATCGCGGTGGCGATGTCGCCAGCCATGGCCGCGGCCCCATCCACCGCCCCAGCCGATCCCGATCGAGGGGCCATAATGGCTGGCCGTATCGCCCGGCGCGGGCCCACGAACCGGCAGCGGCGCTGCGGCGACGGGTGTCGCGACCAGAGCGGCGGCGGCCAGCATGGCGGGCGCGGCGAAGAGCTTTATCGGCATGTCGTCATCCTCTCTCGCCTCGCGACCACCAACGCCAAGCATTGTGAATGACAAACGTCTGGGCGGCCCAGCCTGTAGGAAGGCTGAACCGCCCTTCGCTTTTCCTTTCGCGCGCCGACGCTTACATGCCGCGGATGCCGCTGTAGTCCATGCGCGCCACCCGCCCACGATCGATCCAGCAGGTGAAGCCGCCCGCATCTGCGCGCGTGTTCGAGCCCCGATCGTAACGGTCGTAGCGGTCGTAGTCGTAGCGCCGATCGTCGTAGCGCCGGTCGTAATAGCCGCGGTCGCCTTCGACCCTGAGGTTGCCCTTCACTCGCCAGCCCTGACGCGTGTCGTCGACGTCGCGGACCTGCGTCACCTCGGCATCGCGATAACCGCGACTGCGCGCACCCTGCCGCACGGCGTTGACGCACTGCTCGACTGCGGAGCGCGGGTTGCCGTTGTAATAGCCGTAGCGCCCGTCGCGATAATAGCGCTCGTCGCGGCGGTCGTCGTAACCGCCCCGGCCGAGGGCGCCGGCGACCGCGGCGATCCCGCCGAGCACCACCGCGCCGGCGATGATATCGCCTGCGCTGATGCCGCGCTCCCGGTCGCGATCGTAATCGCGATATTGGGCGAGCGCCGCCGAAGTCGGCACCATCGCCATCGCGCCAGCCGCGACGGCTCCGACAAGGGCTTTGGAAATGGTGGTCATCATGTGATCCTCGTACCCTGCCGGACGGGACTGTCCGGCACGGCACGAGGATTATCGATAGCCGACTGAGATCAGCCTGAACTGCAGCGGCAGCTTTTGTTAAGCTGCAGCGCCTTTAAGCTGAACGACACTAAGGCTTCGGTGGCACCTCGAGACCCGTGAAATGCGCGAGAAACGCCATGACGTCCGCGCCCTCTTCGATGATCTTGTCGGTCGGCTTGCCGCTGCCGTGGCCGGCGCGGGTTTCGATGCGGATGAGGTGCGGAGCGCCGCCGGGGTCCGCAGCCTGCAGCGCGGCGGCGTATTTAAAGCTATGGCCCGGCACTACGCGGTCGTCGGTATCGGCGGTCGTCACCAGCACGGGCGGGTAATCCACGTCAGCCCGGATGTTGTGATAGGGCGAATAGGCGCGCAGCCGCCGCCAGTCCTCTTCTTTCGAAGGGTAGCCGTAGTCATCCACCCAATAGCGGCCTGCGGTCCACTGGTCGAAGCGCAGCATGTCCATGACGCCCACGGCTGGGCTCGCGGCATCGATAAGATCGGGATGCTGGTTCACGACCGCCCCCACCAGCAGCCCGCCGTTGGAGCCACCCTGAATGGACAGGCCTTTCGGCGTCGTATAGCCGTTCGCCTTCAGATACTTGCCGGCCCAGGCGAAGTCATCGAACACGTTCTGCTTGTTGGCGAGCCGCCCGGCATCATGCCAGGCCTTGCCGTATTCGCCCCCGCCGCGCAGGTTCGCGAGCGCATAGGTGCCGCCCGCCTCCAGCCACGCCATGCGCCCGGCGGAAAAGCCCGGCGTCAGCGACACGTCGAACCCGCCAT comes from the Qipengyuania sediminis genome and includes:
- the lpdA gene encoding dihydrolipoyl dehydrogenase yields the protein MAEQTYDYDVLVIGAGPGGYVAAIRAAQLGLKTACAESRETLGGTCLNVGCIPSKAMLHASELYDHAANGMMAKMGIEVTPKLNLEAMHGQRREAVKGLTGGIEFLFKKNKVDWKKGHASFIDAHRVKIGETTVTAKNVVIATGSSVASLPGIEIDNANHVVVDSTGALELPAVPQQLVVIGGGVIGLELGSVWRRLGARVTCVEYLDEILPGMDGDIRKEARKIFKKQGIEFKLSTKVTGLAVNGKTATLTMEPAAGGAAETLEADCVLVSIGRKPNTEGLNLEAIGLAVNARGQIEADHDFRTSVPGVWAIGDVIPGPMLAHKAEDEGIAVAENIAGHTGIVNHAVIPSVVYTWPEIAGVGLTEEQAKEGGPIKVGKFPMMANSRAKTNHEGDGLVKVIADAETDRVLGVWAIAVPAGTMIAEAALAMEFGATSEDIAYTCHAHPTHSEALKEAAMGVQGKPIHV
- a CDS encoding amidase family protein, with translation MAYPRLTDQPGVAEIVEAVRRGECTPFEVAERAVARIERLDAHINAVVVPDFDRALAAARALGETPGPHQPLFGVAMTVKESFDVAGLPTTWGHPQHAGNIARRDSVVVQRLKAAGAVILGKTNVPPDLADLQSDNPLYGRTNNPHDPTRVAGGSSGGGAAAVAAGMVPCEYGSDIGSSIRNPAHFNGIWGHKTSFGLVSRRGHSHPAAGGQDVHDGPLSVVGPMARSAADLALLLEATADLPLPRRAVPLAGMRLLAVLDHPASEVDEAVRVPIEAAIESLEKAGARVDRSSELLPDLARQHADYLKMLNIAMARGRPSPSGKCAGLLDWFALLDAQARNEYAWEALFAAYDFVLAPPLAFLAFPHDGTPIGARRIAINGADHAFADTLAWAGIATFPGLPATVLPVGDTDGLPCGIQVIGPRWRDFACIAAAEVMGSVLHG
- a CDS encoding PepSY domain-containing protein: MDSFINRFARWHVWLGWLAGVPLLFWTLSGLVMVARPIEEVRGEHLRREHVHSPLPAGSEIAIRLPEGGKPVVSTSTEVEQGRVITRLTYADESVERYDAEGRKLAPFSDVEARMLVAREIVGGDRVASVRLTDADAPPIDFRRPVTAWQVVLADGTHVYVARDTGEIAAVRTRWWRVFDWFWGLHIMDLETREDTHHPLLIGFAALSLVSTLLGLVLLFRRRKPRASP
- a CDS encoding trimeric intracellular cation channel family protein, whose product is MTALAPAPLLALLDLAGVAVFALTGALAAARARQTFVTMAFFALLTGVGGGSVRDLLIGAPVFWMSDSRAAALCLGVAVVVWVTPIRWWQGALLDYADALGLAGYAVLGAAKALAWGVPPVPAFVMGVVTGCVGGIVRDVIAGEPSIIMRPELYVTAAALAAALCVAGSGAGLPRETVWVGAALAGFALRAAAIRWRLALPAYDARRQSSGASPGSGPPG